agggaggattagtgtagcctatgaaacacaggagaagcttATAGAAcatgggagtttatttgggtggacttagaatcccttagaattagaaatctttctttatccttatatatttcaataaatactttattttagaatgagtctctttagcatccttgtgcttggccctgaagggaagttcacatttgagcttcatttcatcactgaggatacttttgattacctctatcaaaagtatccaaacagtttgaacctgaatGGCGAGTTAAACATTTTTGaactatattggaacagtttttccatctaaatattttctttttacagaataaatataaagagaacaaatATAAAGTAGTGAAATGTAGTTTAGAAAGGGAGGGCTCTAATGGTTTAAGGACTCTGGGAAGGCTTTATCTAAAAGGCGATGGTAGAGTCAATCAgtagtcaaaaagcatttattaggcacctgctgCTACCAGGCACAGAGCTAAATACTTGATTTGTGTCTTGAAGTGGGATAGGGATTctatgaggcagaggtgaggagagtaTATTCTAGGAATGGCAGACACCCATTCTACAGCTAAGAGAGCCTCATGGGTGAAGGGCAGAGAGAAGCTCAGATCACACAGAGTTTGGGACAGGGAATCCTGTTATTTTGGGGCCACAtggtaaaggctttaaaagctaaacagaagaattttaattttgttgtagAAACAATAGGGAATCGCTAGAATTAATTAAGTAAAGGAGTGACAAAGTGACAAAGAAAATCTTTTTAGCAGCTATATAGGAAAAggactggagtggggaaagatCTGAGGCAGAGAAACTTTGCATTAATCCTGATGAATCTTACTCCTTTCCAGCAAATGAAGGCAGCTTCCCAGTAGTACTTTGCCTCTCAGAGGTAGAATGGATAGATTCAAGAGCCACTATGTCTTTCTTCCTATGAAACTCCCAATTCTCTTGAGTAGGCACCCTGCTCGCAAAGGAAATATTCAGCTGTGTGCTTGCTCTGGGATAGAGACCCCAAAGTCACCCCCGGCTGCCCCACAAGTCAGTAGTGAGGACAGAACAGAGTTGAGGACTCTTGGCTTTCTGTCCAGAGATGCATCATAGGATGCTCCATGACTCCTTTTAAAAATCCGACCATTGTGAGAGGGAGATGGCATTGCTCTCCTTCAGAATAAAAGGACTTTCACAttgtggaagggaaaaaaataatttctagcaGAAACCAGTTCTGACCACAGCATATACCCACCCCAAGAAACTGCTTCTGAGTGGTTTGAATTTAGCTTATTACAATTGGGATCTTTAAACAGCGACACTTTGCACAAAGGTTAGCTCATCCCTTCTCCATTCTCCTCCTCTCTGAACCCCTTTTCTTCTATAGCTCATTGTCCTTTTACTGTACTGGCTTGTTATTTAGCACAAGTGATAGTGCTGGCATGGAGACAATTGTACATTATTTTGGATGAGATCATTTctttgtattagaaatgcttaTTTTTGCCCCTTAAACCTTAATTTAGTGGATACTGACCAAGTAAATAGACAGAGTTATTGTCCCAAGACTTGTAGCTGCATAAATTGTAGGCCACCTTTCCAGATGAAGTCATCCATCATTACAATGCAAGCACCAAACATActaaatcttttctctttaagcttattttttttgtgttaattttattttataagaaagTAAACAGGTCAAAGCTAACATTTGTTTACTTGGTTTATTTCAGGAGGCCTGGGAGGTATATGTCTTGTGGAGAAAATCATGGTGTAAAACCCCCAAACCCAGAGCAATATTTGACTCCTCTACAGCAGAAAGAGGTTACAGTGAGACACCTCAAAACCAAATTGAAAGAATCTGAGAGCCGACTGCAAGAGAGGTATAGTGAGAGCACCATTTATTTTGCAAAATGTTCAGTAGTCACTTAATTTTccattacaaataaagaaaatgaaaaaaagaataaaaaagcaattttttttattttattaaaatatcaaaattagCTTTAattcctttatcatttctttcaaaaATAAGTTATTGTATAATTTGCATGATTCcacttttaaaagttaaatttattagagaaaatcatcagctttttctGGATAAGTATAACTGGGTAATATTGTCAAGCCTCAAATGATAGGTTAGtgtaaagctatttttaaaatgaatgaacacTTCAGGGAGTAGCCCTGTTCTAGGAAAGGAACAGGCTGCATACATTGGCCCAACTCAAGTTCTGTTCCCATCTCTGCAGAAATCCTCTTTGGGATTTCTATATAATTTGGACaagtgatttctttctctgatttctctgctaaAGGGTAgtagttcattatttttttaccaAACCtccaacagattaaaaaaaaaactttgacatGTTATACCAGTTAGTTGAAAATGTAATTCTTCATTGTATACTTCTGTTCTTGAAAGGCACTCCTGGAGGGTTGGTGAtcagaaaatgattttatttttagcaaTAGCAGTCAATGCAGTATTGCCCATGCAGGCATTGAGGGGTCTGCAATCTGTGTGAATGAATAGAGGGCCCATTTTGATCAAATCGTAGATCCTTGTAAACTAGAAGAACCTGCATTTTTCATTCCATATGTcaaaaggattagacttgttctgtttggccatGGAAGATTGAACATAACTTAGCGCCTATTATTCTTAAATCTATCTAAGTTATGTTCAGTCTGAGGGAAAAACATATACCTAGAGCTGTTCAAAACTGGAATTGTGCTGCCCAGAGAGATCATAAATTCCCTATCATTAGAGATCTTTAATCAGAGATGTTGGAAGACTACATTGGGAATTTTAAAGGCAGGATTCATGTTTGGGGCAggcttttcattttgattttgagGCTTTTCCCCATCCAGTTCAACTCTGCATttctagaatatatttttttagaagTATGACCTACTTATTCAGACCAATTTGCTATggaaaaaataggataatcttccCTTCTTTAAATGGCATTCTGTCTAAGATTTTGAAAGATGGAATTTGAggctcttttttctcttcaggTTCTACAAATTCAACCttgacattttgtaattatttctaaaGCACATCTAtgaaaattttcaatgaaaatagcaatttttttaaaggaagtctAAAAGTATTGGTCATTGTGTGAATAAAGGGAAGGTAACAAGCTAAGAGAATATAACATTTCAGAAGTCAAATTTCAGACATTTGATTTTAccttgctaatttttttttgtttattttttttattttgaacagGGAAACAGAAATTGCAGAACTGAAATCTCAGTTAGCCCGTATGCGAGAGGACTGGATTGAAGAGGAATGCCATCGAGTAGAAGCCCAGCTGGCCTTAAAGGAAGCAAGAAAAGAGATTAAACAGCTGAAGCAGGTCATTGAGACCATGAGAAGCAGCCTTGCTGATAAAGACAAGGGAATACAGAAGTATTTTGTAGATATAAACATCCAAAATAAGAAATTGGAATCTTTACTTCAGAGCATGGAGATGGCCCAGAATGGATCCCTGAGAGATGAGCAGTGTCTAGACTATCTATGTGATTCCCCTGAGAAAAGTTTACCTCCCAATACCGCCTACGGAAAAATGGCAGATGCACGGGCTTTGGAAGACCAAACCATAGAGGAAGGAGCTGAAAGTGAGTTACTGGCCATTGAAAATGTGGAAAATAGCACAGATTTGTTTGAAGAGATTATGATGGCCACCACCACAGAGGCTGGTGACCTCTCTCTCTTACATTCCACATCCATTTCCTCACCATTTAAAACGAAGGCTTTTGAAATGGGCCCTGTTACTCAGGAGGAAGACAGCATGGTGACAGAACAGGCCATTCAGACTGATGTGGTGCCGTACAGCCCTGATGTAGAGCAGCTCATTCAGAACATGCTCAAGTTGCAAGACCCCCGACCCTCAAGCCCATCATCCCTGGATGAGTCTGAGGCTGACCTGATAGAGAGCTTCCCAGAGGCCACATCTGCTTTAATGGTGGATCTCACACCAAGTGATCCAAACTCCGCCATTCTTTTGTCTCCTATGGAGACGCCATACAGCAAGATGGAAGCTGAAAGTCACGACAACCGGGTCATGAGGGAATTGGATTTTATGGCCTTTCCTGAAGAAAGATTTGGCAATGTCATTCATCTCTCTCAGGCGGGAATCGCAAAACAGTACTGGAGCAGCAGTTTCCTGGTGGATCTTTTGGCCGTAGCAGCCCCCATCATCCCCACGGTCATGTGGGCATTCAGTACTCAAAGAGGCGGCATTGATCCGGTCTATAATATCGGAGCATTACTCCGAGGCTGTTGCCTGGTCGCCCTGCATTCTCTCCGCCGCACCCCGTTCCACATTCAAACCTAGAAGGTTGCCATCCTCCTGTGCCAGTTTGTTTTGTGTGGTGTCGTGCCAGGTAGAAGAGCAGCGTCTCTTGTGATGCTCTGTCCAAGAATGTGTCTTATCTAATGACAGTCTGTCCTGTCGTTTTGCTTCTTGGTATTTGATTTGCACTATATATAGTTGAATGCCTATTCACTGTTTAAAAGCCGGAGGTATCTTCAAAAAGCATGGAGACCTGACCTGGTTTAAGTCGATGTCCCTTAACTGTGGTATGGAAAGCATGCTAATGATCCTGCGGTGTTGTCTGAGGTACCAGCTCTTATACTAGTGGTtcagaaagaggagaaataaataaaaggtttgCACTTTCAAGGCAGCTGACATAAGGCTGGCATGTGTCTCCACGCTGTGCCCTGTGCCGTTTTAAAGTGTGTGATTGTCCCAGCATTTCAGTGGTCTTGTGCATAGCAGGGGattgtaaccaaaaataaaaatgcattcttGTAACTGGTTTGGAGAAGTCTTAATAGCTCTTTTAGTGTTTTACTTAGATTTGAAAAGCTATGAGTGTTGGACAAAGTTTATATTAAATGTAGTTCCAGAGTCTTAAATGAACTGTTTGTTCTTAAAGCTGTTAATTAATGAAGTTGTATTCAAGTTTACCATGTATTAACTTATTTTTTGCTTATTATATATAGTGTTTTATTGGAAATTATGTTTGTAATCACAAATTAAAAGCATGTTGCAAATGCAAAGTAGCGTTTTAATTTAGTAAAATATTGTTCTTCCTGAACCACTTAGGAGGGTAGAAAGAATATCCTACACAGACCTAGCATGCATATGGGATTTAATTGCCATGGTTGACAGAAAATAGGCCAAATGCATGATGTTGTCTTTCCTCCTGGGAGCTTCTCTTTCCTCTTAGAAATCCCTAAAATAGCAGCTCATGGAGAAAAACTTTACCCCATCTTCAAGCAAACTTGCAAACAGCTTGAATGAGAATAATAAGGGCTGGCATTTACATAGCCCTTTAAGGTTCCGAAAGcagttttgttctcttctttctatctGGAATTCTCCCACTCCTCActtctgcttcctggcttccctgcctTCCTCCTAGACTCAAATTTGTCCACATCCCATGCTCTGCAGATGGCCTTTTCCATCCCCAACCCCAGTGCCTGTCCTTTGagattactttctattttttactGCTTGTGTGTACATAGGTGTTTGCATATTGacttccccattaaaatgtgagtttcttgaaggcaaggaccatgttttttttttcctttctttgtatatctagcacttaacatggtgcctggcccatagcaaattcctaataaatgcttatttttgtttttgtttttaattaaaaccctaaccttcatcttggaatcagtactgtgtattggctccaaggcagaagtaagggctaggcaatgggggttaagtgatttgcccagggtcacatagctgggaagtgtctgagtacagatttgaacccaggacttcccatctctgggcctggctctcaatccactgagctacccagctgccccctaaatgcttgttgattaaatgatttgtacTCCCTCCCTTGTGTGCTACCC
This sequence is a window from Monodelphis domestica isolate mMonDom1 chromosome 3, mMonDom1.pri, whole genome shotgun sequence. Protein-coding genes within it:
- the SYBU gene encoding syntabulin isoform X1, coding for MGPLRETKKEHRGQHHEKEISRSRIPRLILRPHLPQQQQKVSPASESPFSEEESREFNPSSSGRSGRTISSNSFCSDDTGCPSSQSVSPVKTPSDTGNSPVGFCPGSDEDFTRKKFNIGMVVDGNTQSSRYKKEPKTCLTKPGSEADFSSSGSTGSISAPEVHMSSSTAGNKRASFPRNRGPHGRNNGSSSHKSGNSPPSREKDLLSMLCRNQQSPVNVHPNYGPSSPSSSNSGSYKGSDSSPIMRRPGRYMSCGENHGVKPPNPEQYLTPLQQKEVTVRHLKTKLKESESRLQERETEIAELKSQLARMREDWIEEECHRVEAQLALKEARKEIKQLKQVIETMRSSLADKDKGIQKYFVDINIQNKKLESLLQSMEMAQNGSLRDEQCLDYLCDSPEKSLPPNTAYGKMADARALEDQTIEEGAESELLAIENVENSTDLFEEIMMATTTEAGDLSLLHSTSISSPFKTKAFEMGPVTQEEDSMVTEQAIQTDVVPYSPDVEQLIQNMLKLQDPRPSSPSSLDESEADLIESFPEATSALMVDLTPSDPNSAILLSPMETPYSKMEAESHDNRVMRELDFMAFPEERFGNVIHLSQAGIAKQYWSSSFLVDLLAVAAPIIPTVMWAFSTQRGGIDPVYNIGALLRGCCLVALHSLRRTPFHIQT
- the SYBU gene encoding syntabulin isoform X3, translating into MDTSSSALLYLRSLSSTLQPLEAIVPEQLWEGSEADFSSSGSTGSISAPEVHMSSSTAGNKRASFPRNRGPHGRNNGSSSHKSGNSPPSREKDLLSMLCRNQQSPVNVHPNYGPSSPSSSNSGSYKGSDSSPIMRRPGRYMSCGENHGVKPPNPEQYLTPLQQKEVTVRHLKTKLKESESRLQERETEIAELKSQLARMREDWIEEECHRVEAQLALKEARKEIKQLKQVIETMRSSLADKDKGIQKYFVDINIQNKKLESLLQSMEMAQNGSLRDEQCLDYLCDSPEKSLPPNTAYGKMADARALEDQTIEEGAESELLAIENVENSTDLFEEIMMATTTEAGDLSLLHSTSISSPFKTKAFEMGPVTQEEDSMVTEQAIQTDVVPYSPDVEQLIQNMLKLQDPRPSSPSSLDESEADLIESFPEATSALMVDLTPSDPNSAILLSPMETPYSKMEAESHDNRVMRELDFMAFPEERFGNVIHLSQAGIAKQYWSSSFLVDLLAVAAPIIPTVMWAFSTQRGGIDPVYNIGALLRGCCLVALHSLRRTPFHIQT
- the SYBU gene encoding syntabulin isoform X4 yields the protein MSSSTAGNKRASFPRNRGPHGRNNGSSSHKSGNSPPSREKDLLSMLCRNQQSPVNVHPNYGPSSPSSSNSGSYKGSDSSPIMRRPGRYMSCGENHGVKPPNPEQYLTPLQQKEVTVRHLKTKLKESESRLQERETEIAELKSQLARMREDWIEEECHRVEAQLALKEARKEIKQLKQVIETMRSSLADKDKGIQKYFVDINIQNKKLESLLQSMEMAQNGSLRDEQCLDYLCDSPEKSLPPNTAYGKMADARALEDQTIEEGAESELLAIENVENSTDLFEEIMMATTTEAGDLSLLHSTSISSPFKTKAFEMGPVTQEEDSMVTEQAIQTDVVPYSPDVEQLIQNMLKLQDPRPSSPSSLDESEADLIESFPEATSALMVDLTPSDPNSAILLSPMETPYSKMEAESHDNRVMRELDFMAFPEERFGNVIHLSQAGIAKQYWSSSFLVDLLAVAAPIIPTVMWAFSTQRGGIDPVYNIGALLRGCCLVALHSLRRTPFHIQT
- the SYBU gene encoding syntabulin isoform X2 — its product is MGPLRETKEHRGQHHEKEISRSRIPRLILRPHLPQQQQKVSPASESPFSEEESREFNPSSSGRSGRTISSNSFCSDDTGCPSSQSVSPVKTPSDTGNSPVGFCPGSDEDFTRKKFNIGMVVDGNTQSSRYKKEPKTCLTKPGSEADFSSSGSTGSISAPEVHMSSSTAGNKRASFPRNRGPHGRNNGSSSHKSGNSPPSREKDLLSMLCRNQQSPVNVHPNYGPSSPSSSNSGSYKGSDSSPIMRRPGRYMSCGENHGVKPPNPEQYLTPLQQKEVTVRHLKTKLKESESRLQERETEIAELKSQLARMREDWIEEECHRVEAQLALKEARKEIKQLKQVIETMRSSLADKDKGIQKYFVDINIQNKKLESLLQSMEMAQNGSLRDEQCLDYLCDSPEKSLPPNTAYGKMADARALEDQTIEEGAESELLAIENVENSTDLFEEIMMATTTEAGDLSLLHSTSISSPFKTKAFEMGPVTQEEDSMVTEQAIQTDVVPYSPDVEQLIQNMLKLQDPRPSSPSSLDESEADLIESFPEATSALMVDLTPSDPNSAILLSPMETPYSKMEAESHDNRVMRELDFMAFPEERFGNVIHLSQAGIAKQYWSSSFLVDLLAVAAPIIPTVMWAFSTQRGGIDPVYNIGALLRGCCLVALHSLRRTPFHIQT